A window from Pseudomonas frederiksbergensis encodes these proteins:
- a CDS encoding gamma-glutamylcyclotransferase → MSAIESAFLNLAYPPQLDLGPQLTHEQLVSSMQSTMARHKGGPVWLFAYGSLIWRPECAAVERVRGRVHGYHRGLYLWSHEHRGTPEVPGLVFGLDRGGSCSGFAYRLPEEQLEASLYALWQREMPFPSYRPHWLNCRLEDGSQVQALGFVLERHLPSYAGNLPDHVLSHVFENACGRYGTTRDYVEQTAHALRSHAMPDRNLEARLKRCKSKTDQAIASRL, encoded by the coding sequence GAGCGCCATTGAATCTGCTTTTTTGAATCTGGCTTACCCTCCGCAGCTCGATCTGGGGCCGCAGCTCACGCACGAACAATTAGTCAGCTCAATGCAGTCGACCATGGCGCGCCACAAGGGCGGGCCGGTGTGGCTGTTCGCTTACGGTTCGCTGATCTGGCGTCCTGAATGTGCAGCGGTGGAGCGAGTGCGGGGTCGTGTGCATGGCTACCATCGCGGTTTGTATTTGTGGTCCCACGAACATCGCGGCACACCCGAAGTGCCTGGGCTGGTATTCGGCCTGGATCGCGGTGGTTCTTGCAGCGGCTTCGCCTATCGCTTGCCGGAAGAACAACTTGAAGCCTCTCTTTACGCACTTTGGCAGCGCGAAATGCCATTCCCGTCCTATCGCCCACACTGGCTCAACTGCCGTCTTGAAGACGGAAGTCAGGTTCAGGCGTTGGGGTTCGTGTTGGAGCGGCATCTGCCCAGCTATGCGGGCAACTTGCCGGATCACGTGCTGAGTCATGTGTTCGAAAACGCTTGCGGGCGTTACGGCACGACTCGCGATTATGTCGAGCAGACCGCCCACGCCCTGCGTAGCCACGCCATGCCAGACCGGAATCTGGAGGCGCGGCTCAAGCGCTGCAAATCAAAGACCGATCAGGCGATTGCTTCGCGGCTCTGA